A section of the Corynebacterium auris genome encodes:
- the lpdA gene encoding dihydrolipoyl dehydrogenase, with protein sequence MSNEHFDVVVVGAGPGGYVAAIRAAQLGKKVAVVEKKYWGGVCLNVGCIPSKSLIKNAEVASIFKHDAKTFGIKGEVEFDYADAHKRSRKVSEKIVGGVHYLMKKNKITEINGLGSFKDAKTIEITEGEDEGKTVTFDNCIIATGSVVRTLPGIELSDNVVSYEEQILNPEAPKKMVIVGAGAIGMEFAYVLANYGVEVTVVEYMDRVLPNEDKDVSKEIARAYKKLGVKLLTGHATTAVRDNGDSVEVDVQKNDSDKTETLTVDRVMISVGFAPRTEGYGLENTGVELTERGAIAIDERMRTNVEGIYAIGDVTAKLQLAHVAETQGIIAAEVIAGEETLLIEDYLMTPRATFCNPQVASMGYTEAQAREKWPDREIKVSTFPYSANGKAVGLAETQGFAKLVADAEFGEILGAHLVGANVSELLPEITLAQRFDLTASEIARNIHIHPTLSEALKEVAHGIEGHMINM encoded by the coding sequence GTGAGTAACGAACATTTTGACGTTGTTGTCGTCGGCGCGGGCCCTGGTGGCTACGTCGCCGCTATCCGCGCTGCACAGCTGGGGAAGAAAGTCGCCGTTGTTGAGAAGAAGTACTGGGGCGGGGTGTGCCTGAACGTCGGCTGCATCCCGTCGAAGTCTCTGATCAAAAACGCCGAGGTTGCCAGCATCTTTAAGCATGACGCCAAGACCTTCGGCATCAAGGGGGAGGTGGAGTTCGACTACGCGGACGCCCACAAGCGCTCCCGGAAGGTCTCCGAGAAGATCGTCGGCGGCGTGCACTACCTGATGAAGAAGAACAAGATCACCGAGATCAACGGCCTGGGCTCCTTCAAGGACGCCAAGACCATCGAGATCACCGAGGGTGAGGACGAGGGTAAGACCGTCACCTTCGACAACTGCATCATCGCCACCGGCTCCGTGGTGCGCACGCTGCCGGGCATCGAGCTGTCGGACAATGTCGTGTCCTACGAGGAGCAGATCCTCAACCCCGAGGCTCCGAAGAAGATGGTCATCGTGGGCGCTGGCGCGATCGGCATGGAGTTCGCCTACGTGCTGGCCAACTACGGCGTTGAGGTCACCGTCGTCGAGTACATGGACCGCGTCCTGCCGAACGAGGACAAGGACGTGTCCAAGGAGATCGCCCGGGCGTACAAGAAGCTTGGCGTGAAGCTGCTGACGGGCCACGCCACCACCGCGGTGCGCGACAATGGCGACTCCGTCGAGGTGGACGTGCAGAAGAACGACTCCGACAAGACGGAGACGCTCACCGTCGACCGCGTCATGATTTCCGTCGGCTTCGCTCCGCGCACCGAGGGCTACGGCCTGGAAAACACCGGCGTGGAGCTCACCGAGCGCGGCGCCATCGCGATCGACGAGCGCATGCGCACCAACGTCGAGGGCATCTACGCCATCGGCGACGTCACGGCGAAGCTGCAGCTCGCCCACGTCGCCGAGACGCAGGGCATTATCGCCGCCGAGGTCATCGCGGGCGAGGAGACCCTGCTCATCGAGGACTACCTGATGACCCCGCGCGCCACCTTCTGCAACCCGCAGGTCGCCTCCATGGGCTACACCGAGGCTCAGGCCCGCGAGAAGTGGCCGGACCGCGAGATCAAGGTCTCCACCTTCCCCTACTCGGCCAACGGTAAGGCCGTCGGCCTCGCCGAGACCCAGGGCTTTGCCAAGCTCGTCGCCGACGCCGAGTTCGGCGAGATCCTCGGCGCCCACCTCGTCGGCGCGAACGTCTCCGAGCTTCTGCCCGAGATCACCCTGGCGCAGCGCTTCGACCTCACCGCCAGCGAGATCGCCCGCAACATCCACATCCACCCGACGCTGTCCGAGGCCCTCAAGGAGGTCGCACACGGCATCGAGGGCCACATGATCAACATGTAG
- a CDS encoding SRPBCC family protein yields the protein MTETKNTVNRVIDAPADQIFDLLSNPERHPETDNSGMVVSADQAERIKGVGEIFTMNMTKDGGDDYQTRNEVFAFQENKVIGWKNLENITSDVTVGAKWLYELEPVDPDHTRVALTYDRSEIADDSLLPMTEQFNDDFLETSLDAVAAAVSGS from the coding sequence ATGACTGAGACAAAGAACACCGTAAACCGAGTCATCGACGCCCCCGCCGACCAGATCTTCGACCTTCTCTCCAACCCCGAGCGCCACCCGGAGACCGACAACTCCGGCATGGTCGTCTCCGCCGACCAGGCGGAGCGCATCAAGGGCGTCGGCGAGATCTTCACCATGAACATGACCAAGGACGGCGGAGACGACTACCAGACCCGCAACGAGGTTTTCGCCTTCCAGGAAAACAAGGTCATCGGCTGGAAGAACCTCGAGAACATCACCTCCGACGTGACGGTCGGCGCCAAGTGGCTGTACGAGCTCGAGCCGGTTGACCCGGACCACACCCGCGTGGCCCTGACCTACGACCGCTCCGAGATCGCCGACGACAGCCTGCTGCCCATGACCGAGCAGTTCAACGACGACTTCCTCGAGACCAGCCTCGACGCCGTCGCGGCCGCCGTCTCCGGCAGCTAA
- the ramB gene encoding acetate metabolism transcriptional regulator RamB, translated as MSKTYVGSRLRQLRRERNLSQASLAAALELSASYVNQIEHDVRPLTVPVLKRITEAFGVDATFFSRDDDSRLLAELKDVVEDQELGTPQIELQELSELVYRHPSVARTVVEMHRRYSNARDKLTLATDSRVSSAESLSMPHDEVRDFFYSRQNYLDDLDHAAESLAEAIGVERFGIHTTERELTRRISREHGIEVSTTPSTEGVLHRLDIDRGVLSLSPILSSGQRAFRIASELGYLEAGSLIDAHVAAEPFSTETSANLARRGIASYFAAATLLPYTLMHSESERHGYDVDYLCHVFGVGYETVASRLSTLQRANMRGVPFTFVRVDRAGNISKRQSATGYHFSTSGGTCPLWGIYESFARPGESVRQHAMMPDGRTYLWVARAVRHHRFQFNETEKLFAIGLGCETRHADRTIYARGLPLHDVSQATPIGAGCRVCPREHCPQRAFPSIQHGIQVDPHTTSIAPY; from the coding sequence ATGTCCAAGACCTACGTGGGTTCGCGGCTGCGGCAGCTGCGACGCGAGCGCAACCTGAGCCAGGCCTCGCTGGCGGCCGCCCTCGAGCTCTCCGCCTCCTACGTCAACCAAATAGAGCACGACGTGCGCCCGCTGACGGTTCCCGTGCTCAAGCGGATCACCGAGGCCTTCGGCGTCGACGCCACGTTCTTCTCCCGCGACGACGACTCGCGGCTGCTCGCCGAGCTCAAGGACGTCGTGGAAGACCAGGAGCTGGGGACCCCCCAGATCGAACTGCAGGAGCTTTCGGAGCTGGTCTACCGCCACCCGTCTGTCGCGCGCACGGTCGTGGAGATGCACCGCCGCTACAGCAACGCGCGCGACAAGCTCACCCTGGCCACGGACTCGCGTGTCTCCTCGGCCGAGAGCCTGTCCATGCCGCACGACGAGGTGCGCGACTTCTTCTACTCCCGCCAGAACTACCTGGACGACCTCGACCACGCGGCGGAGTCCCTCGCCGAGGCGATCGGCGTCGAGCGCTTCGGCATCCACACCACCGAACGCGAGCTCACCCGCCGCATCTCGCGCGAGCACGGCATCGAGGTGAGCACGACCCCGTCGACGGAGGGGGTGCTCCACCGCCTCGACATCGACCGCGGCGTGTTGTCCCTGTCGCCCATATTGTCCTCCGGCCAGCGCGCCTTCCGCATCGCTTCCGAGCTCGGCTACCTCGAGGCAGGTTCGCTTATCGACGCCCACGTCGCCGCCGAACCCTTTTCCACCGAGACCTCGGCGAACCTTGCCCGGCGCGGCATCGCCTCCTACTTCGCCGCCGCGACCTTATTGCCCTACACCCTCATGCACTCCGAGTCGGAGCGCCACGGTTACGACGTGGACTACCTCTGCCACGTCTTCGGCGTGGGCTACGAGACGGTCGCCTCCCGCCTGTCCACCCTCCAGCGCGCGAACATGCGGGGCGTGCCCTTCACCTTCGTCCGCGTCGACCGGGCGGGAAACATCTCGAAGCGCCAGTCCGCCACCGGCTACCACTTCTCCACCTCGGGGGGCACCTGCCCCCTGTGGGGAATCTACGAGTCCTTCGCCCGCCCCGGCGAATCCGTGCGGCAGCACGCCATGATGCCCGACGGACGCACCTACCTGTGGGTGGCACGCGCGGTGCGCCACCACCGCTTCCAGTTCAACGAGACGGAAAAGCTCTTCGCCATCGGCCTCGGCTGCGAAACCCGCCACGCCGACCGCACCATTTACGCACGGGGCCTGCCGCTGCACGACGTCTCTCAGGCCACCCCCATCGGCGCCGGCTGCCGCGTCTGCCCCCGCGAGCACTGCCCGCAGCGCGCCTTCCCCTCCATCCAGCACGGCATCCAGGTCGACCCCCACACCACCTCCATCGCGCCCTACTAA
- a CDS encoding succinate dehydrogenase cytochrome b subunit, with the protein MTVQNAERDAVRHGKITEKPLREQPSFPTWAIKLTMAITGLLFGLFVLGHMVGNLKIFMPLHSNGVAPIDEYAEFLRTMGAPLLPEGVLLWVIRIVLLVALVLHIYGAFALRARSSRSRGKFKRTGLMGGWQSTATRSMIITGVILLLFIIFHLLDMTFGEVVASDEFVHGAVRNNLIATFDPSRWWVAVVYIVANLALLLHLTHGIYLAVSDLGWLGKRGHAIMVILAYILPAIVVLGNVVMPIAIMLGWVPNFER; encoded by the coding sequence ATGACTGTTCAAAACGCAGAGCGTGACGCAGTTCGTCACGGAAAAATTACTGAAAAGCCGCTACGCGAGCAGCCGTCTTTCCCGACGTGGGCGATTAAGCTCACCATGGCCATTACGGGCTTGCTGTTCGGCCTGTTCGTCCTCGGCCACATGGTGGGCAACCTAAAGATCTTCATGCCGCTGCACAGCAACGGCGTCGCCCCCATCGACGAGTACGCCGAGTTCCTGCGCACTATGGGTGCGCCGCTGCTCCCGGAGGGCGTTCTCCTGTGGGTGATCCGCATCGTCCTGCTGGTCGCCCTGGTCCTGCACATTTACGGCGCGTTCGCGCTGCGTGCACGTTCCTCCCGCTCCCGCGGCAAGTTCAAGCGCACGGGCCTGATGGGCGGCTGGCAGTCCACAGCGACGCGCTCGATGATCATCACGGGCGTCATCCTGCTGCTGTTCATCATCTTCCACCTGCTCGACATGACCTTCGGCGAGGTCGTCGCCTCCGACGAGTTCGTCCACGGCGCGGTGCGCAACAACCTCATCGCCACGTTCGACCCGAGCCGCTGGTGGGTCGCCGTCGTCTACATCGTCGCCAACCTCGCGCTGCTGCTGCACCTGACCCACGGTATCTACCTCGCGGTCTCCGACCTCGGGTGGTTGGGCAAGCGCGGCCACGCGATCATGGTGATTCTCGCCTACATCCTCCCGGCGATTGTCGTGCTCGGCAACGTCGTCATGCCGATCGCGATCATGCTCGGCTGGGTCCCCAACTTCGAGCGGTAA
- a CDS encoding fumarate reductase/succinate dehydrogenase flavoprotein subunit has protein sequence MTTSINPQGSGSESQQGAQQESQQPKATEATAAGAPQAFRQPDSIVPGVTPGLILDNAEPNRHEVRMKDMWEYQKDHMNLVSPLNRRKFTVLVVGTGLSGGAAAAALGELGYNVKVFTYHDAPRRAHSIAAQGGVNSARGKKVDNDGAYRHVKDTVKGGDYRCRESDCWRLAVESVRVIDHMNAIGAPFAREYGGTLATRSFGGVQVSRTYYTRGQTGQQLQLSTASALQRQIHLGNVEIFTHHDLMDLIITEKDGKKHCNGIVTRNLINGEIAPFTGHAVILATGGYGNVYHKTTLAKNSNSSAMMRAYERGAYLASPCFIQFHPTGLPVNAKWQAKTTLMSESLRNDGRIWTPKEKEDDRDPNEIPEEERDYFLERRYPAFGNLVPRDVASRAISQQLNAGYGVGPLHNSAYLDFTDAIERLGEDTIRERYSNLFEMYEDSTGEDPYKAPMRIAPTVHFTMGGLWTDFNEMTSIDGLFAAGECSWTYHGANRLGANSLLSASVDGWFTLPFTIPNYLADHLGEAAPDDDSPEAQEAVQRAQDMIERLMSVAGPEPHGPEYFHEQLGDILYEHCGVSRSVEGLQEGLQKIRALREDFWANISIPGSANDMNQTLEAAIRLVDYINLGELMCVDALDRDESCGAHYRLDHLTEDGEAQRDDENWCFVSAWEPAGEGEFIRHAEPLHFDSIPLMARNYK, from the coding sequence ATGACTACATCGATTAACCCGCAGGGCTCCGGCTCGGAGTCGCAGCAGGGGGCCCAGCAGGAGTCCCAGCAGCCCAAGGCCACCGAGGCGACCGCCGCCGGCGCCCCCCAGGCGTTCCGTCAGCCCGACTCCATCGTCCCCGGCGTCACCCCCGGTCTGATCCTCGACAACGCGGAGCCGAACCGCCACGAGGTCCGCATGAAGGACATGTGGGAGTACCAGAAGGACCACATGAACCTGGTCTCCCCGCTCAACCGCCGCAAGTTCACCGTCCTCGTGGTCGGCACCGGCCTGTCCGGCGGCGCAGCGGCTGCCGCGCTCGGCGAGCTGGGCTACAACGTCAAGGTCTTCACCTACCACGACGCGCCGCGCCGCGCGCACTCCATCGCCGCGCAGGGCGGCGTGAACTCCGCCCGCGGCAAGAAGGTGGACAACGACGGCGCGTACCGCCACGTCAAGGACACCGTCAAGGGCGGCGACTACCGCTGCCGCGAGTCGGACTGCTGGCGCCTGGCCGTCGAGTCCGTCCGCGTCATCGACCACATGAACGCCATCGGCGCCCCCTTCGCCCGCGAGTACGGCGGCACCCTGGCCACCCGCTCCTTCGGCGGCGTGCAGGTCTCGCGCACCTACTACACCCGCGGCCAAACGGGCCAGCAGCTGCAGCTGTCCACCGCCTCGGCGCTGCAGCGCCAGATCCACCTGGGCAACGTGGAGATCTTCACCCACCACGACCTGATGGACCTGATCATCACCGAGAAGGACGGCAAGAAGCACTGCAACGGCATTGTCACGCGCAACCTCATTAACGGTGAGATCGCGCCGTTCACCGGCCACGCCGTCATCCTCGCCACCGGCGGGTACGGCAACGTCTACCACAAGACGACTCTGGCGAAGAACTCCAACTCCTCCGCCATGATGCGCGCCTACGAGCGCGGCGCCTACCTCGCCTCGCCCTGCTTCATCCAGTTCCACCCGACCGGCCTGCCGGTCAACGCCAAGTGGCAGGCGAAGACCACGCTCATGTCCGAGTCGCTGCGTAACGACGGCCGAATCTGGACGCCGAAGGAAAAGGAAGACGACCGCGACCCGAACGAGATCCCCGAGGAAGAGCGCGACTACTTCCTCGAGCGCCGCTACCCGGCCTTCGGCAACCTCGTGCCCCGCGACGTCGCCTCGCGCGCGATTTCCCAGCAGCTCAACGCCGGCTACGGCGTGGGCCCGCTGCACAATTCCGCGTACCTCGACTTCACCGACGCCATCGAGCGCCTCGGCGAGGACACGATCCGCGAGCGCTACTCCAACCTCTTCGAGATGTACGAGGACTCCACCGGCGAGGACCCGTACAAGGCCCCGATGCGCATCGCGCCGACCGTGCACTTCACCATGGGCGGGCTGTGGACCGACTTCAACGAGATGACCTCGATCGACGGCCTCTTCGCCGCCGGGGAGTGCTCCTGGACCTACCACGGCGCCAACCGCCTCGGCGCGAACTCGCTGCTATCCGCCTCGGTGGACGGCTGGTTCACCCTGCCGTTCACCATCCCGAACTACCTGGCGGACCACCTCGGTGAGGCCGCCCCGGACGACGACTCGCCGGAGGCCCAGGAGGCCGTCCAGCGCGCCCAGGACATGATCGAGCGTCTCATGAGCGTCGCCGGCCCCGAGCCCCACGGCCCGGAGTACTTCCACGAGCAGCTCGGCGACATCCTCTACGAGCACTGCGGCGTGTCCCGCTCCGTCGAGGGCCTCCAGGAGGGCCTGCAGAAGATCCGCGCCCTGCGCGAGGACTTCTGGGCCAACATCTCCATCCCGGGCAGCGCGAACGACATGAACCAGACGCTCGAGGCCGCGATCCGCTTGGTGGACTACATCAACCTCGGCGAGCTCATGTGCGTCGACGCCCTCGACCGCGACGAGTCCTGCGGCGCCCACTACCGCCTCGACCACCTCACGGAGGACGGCGAGGCGCAGCGTGACGACGAAAACTGGTGCTTCGTCTCCGCCTGGGAGCCGGCCGGCGAGGGCGAGTTCATCCGCCACGCCGAGCCCCTGCACTTCGATTCGATCCCTCTGATGGCAAGGAACTACAAGTAA
- a CDS encoding succinate dehydrogenase/fumarate reductase iron-sulfur subunit, translating into MKLTLEIWRQAGPDTEGSYETVQVDDAVEQMSILELLDHVNNKYVEEGKEPFTFASDCREGICGTCGVTVNGRPHGAGENTTACLQRLTNYKDGDTLRIEPFRSGAFPVIKDLAVDRSALDRVMQQGGYVSVAAGTAPDADTLHVNHHDAELALDYAACIGCGACVAACPNGAAHLFTGAKLKHLKLLPLGKQERGKRARQMVDELETNFGHCSLYGECADVCPAGIPLDAVGAINAERARAAFRGGDD; encoded by the coding sequence ATGAAACTGACACTTGAGATCTGGCGTCAGGCCGGACCCGATACTGAAGGTAGCTACGAGACGGTCCAGGTCGACGACGCCGTCGAGCAGATGTCGATCCTGGAGCTGCTCGACCACGTGAACAACAAGTACGTCGAGGAAGGCAAGGAGCCCTTTACCTTCGCCTCCGACTGCCGCGAAGGCATCTGCGGCACCTGCGGCGTCACCGTCAACGGCCGCCCGCACGGCGCCGGCGAGAACACCACCGCCTGCCTGCAGCGCCTGACGAACTACAAGGACGGCGACACCCTGCGTATCGAGCCGTTCCGCTCCGGGGCCTTCCCCGTGATCAAGGACCTCGCCGTCGACCGCTCCGCGCTCGACCGCGTGATGCAGCAGGGCGGCTACGTCTCCGTCGCCGCCGGCACCGCGCCCGACGCCGACACCCTGCACGTGAACCACCACGACGCCGAGCTCGCGCTCGACTACGCCGCCTGCATCGGCTGCGGCGCCTGTGTGGCGGCCTGCCCGAACGGCGCGGCGCACCTGTTCACCGGCGCGAAGCTGAAGCACCTCAAGCTCCTTCCGCTGGGCAAGCAGGAGCGCGGCAAGCGCGCCCGCCAGATGGTGGACGAGCTGGAGACCAACTTCGGCCACTGCTCCCTCTACGGCGAGTGCGCCGACGTGTGCCCGGCGGGTATCCCCTTGGACGCAGTCGGCGCGATCAACGCCGAGCGCGCCCGCGCGGCGTTCCGCGGCGGCGACGACTAA
- a CDS encoding DUF445 domain-containing protein: protein MSSHAFALPTPADEEARRTTLRRYKISVTSLLGVMAVIFLTCSWLQSRGDAGAWVGYVRAGAEAGMVGGLADWFAVTALFRRPMGLPIPHTALIPRKKDQVAGALSEFVSENFLNANTITAKITEADVPRRVGQWLTEPGNAEAVSARVGAFIERAVRGIDPADAEHLIQTQIVDRAARPAWGPPLGRALDGLIADGKLEPLVDDTVAWGRRKVNDMEDSIISMIDERMPRWAPRFAKELVGERVYREMVNFMADVDEDPNHEARRAIRRQISQFAYDLQYDPDMIRRVEGIKGDILGSDALASVSGGLWEQASSALIEAAGDPDSALRRKITGLCREWGGKLVSDPDVRAEAARNLERATRFVAENGASEIVGIISETIKRWDGEEASEKIELMVGKDLQFIRINGTVVGALAGVAIYTCYQILFF from the coding sequence ATGTCTTCTCACGCTTTCGCGCTGCCCACCCCGGCGGACGAAGAGGCGCGCCGCACGACGCTGCGGCGCTACAAAATCTCCGTCACGAGCCTGCTGGGCGTCATGGCCGTCATCTTTCTCACCTGCTCCTGGCTGCAGTCGCGCGGCGACGCCGGGGCCTGGGTGGGCTATGTCCGCGCCGGGGCAGAGGCGGGCATGGTGGGCGGGTTGGCGGACTGGTTCGCCGTGACCGCCCTGTTTCGCCGCCCCATGGGCCTGCCCATCCCGCACACCGCGCTCATCCCCCGCAAAAAGGACCAGGTGGCCGGGGCGCTCAGCGAGTTCGTCAGCGAGAACTTCCTCAACGCCAACACCATCACGGCGAAGATTACCGAGGCTGACGTCCCCCGCCGCGTTGGTCAGTGGCTCACCGAGCCCGGCAACGCCGAGGCGGTCTCCGCCCGCGTCGGCGCCTTCATCGAGCGCGCGGTGAGAGGGATCGACCCGGCCGACGCGGAGCACCTCATCCAGACCCAGATCGTCGACCGCGCGGCGCGACCCGCGTGGGGCCCGCCGCTCGGCCGCGCGCTCGACGGCCTCATCGCGGACGGAAAGCTCGAGCCGCTTGTCGACGACACAGTGGCGTGGGGGCGTCGAAAAGTAAACGACATGGAGGACAGCATCATCTCGATGATCGACGAGCGGATGCCGCGCTGGGCCCCCCGCTTTGCCAAGGAGCTCGTCGGCGAGCGCGTCTACCGCGAGATGGTGAATTTCATGGCGGACGTCGACGAAGACCCCAACCACGAGGCCCGCCGGGCGATCCGCCGCCAGATCTCGCAGTTCGCCTACGACCTGCAGTACGACCCGGACATGATCCGGCGCGTCGAAGGCATCAAGGGCGACATCCTGGGTTCTGACGCGTTGGCCTCGGTGTCCGGCGGGTTGTGGGAGCAGGCCTCAAGCGCGCTCATCGAGGCGGCCGGCGACCCCGATTCGGCGCTGCGCAGAAAGATCACCGGTCTGTGCCGCGAGTGGGGCGGCAAGCTTGTCTCCGACCCCGATGTGCGCGCCGAGGCCGCCCGGAACCTGGAGCGGGCGACGCGCTTCGTGGCGGAAAACGGCGCCAGCGAGATCGTCGGCATCATCTCCGAAACCATCAAGCGCTGGGACGGTGAGGAAGCGAGCGAGAAGATCGAGCTGATGGTGGGTAAAGATCTGCAGTTCATCCGCATTAACGGCACGGTTGTTGGTGCGCTCGCGGGTGTGGCTATCTACACTTGCTACCAGATACTTTTCTTTTAG
- a CDS encoding CGLAU_01105 family protein: MASDYTPHNDITGNFDEDAPDAPKPEFRGEAGEDNATETNAPEAVETEEKSGERGSLLDNLKSAGEAWLLAGSALGNVASHFADKFREDRESDGPQGAHAKEEAAEGFGQQLKAAIDNAREAFNSSENDRDFRAAATSFASDAENIFRDLTGSLSRASDATANSPQTEDAKDALKDAVSEVRETFNQAVAGVRNRAEESDIDAEGTINEMRTRLDEIINKVTDQFDRDDTDSDIVEGEVVDDDTDQRAGE; this comes from the coding sequence ATGGCCTCCGATTACACCCCCCACAACGACATCACCGGCAACTTTGACGAGGATGCCCCCGACGCGCCCAAGCCCGAGTTCCGCGGAGAGGCGGGCGAGGATAACGCGACCGAAACCAACGCGCCCGAGGCCGTCGAAACCGAGGAGAAATCCGGGGAGCGCGGCTCCCTGCTGGATAACCTGAAAAGCGCGGGCGAGGCCTGGCTGCTCGCGGGTTCCGCGCTGGGTAATGTGGCCAGCCACTTCGCCGACAAGTTCCGCGAGGACCGGGAGTCGGACGGCCCGCAGGGCGCCCACGCCAAGGAAGAGGCGGCGGAGGGCTTCGGCCAGCAGCTGAAGGCGGCGATCGACAACGCCCGGGAGGCCTTCAACTCCTCCGAGAACGACCGTGACTTCCGCGCCGCGGCCACCTCCTTCGCCTCGGACGCCGAGAACATTTTCCGCGACCTCACCGGCTCGCTGTCGCGGGCCAGCGACGCCACCGCGAACTCCCCGCAGACGGAGGACGCGAAGGACGCCCTGAAGGATGCCGTCTCTGAGGTGCGTGAGACCTTCAACCAGGCCGTCGCGGGCGTGCGCAACCGCGCGGAGGAATCCGACATCGACGCAGAGGGCACCATCAACGAGATGCGGACCCGCCTCGACGAGATCATCAACAAGGTGACCGACCAGTTCGATAGGGACGACACCGACAGCGATATTGTTGAGGGCGAGGTTGTCGACGACGACACCGACCAGCGCGCGGGCGAGTAG
- a CDS encoding DUF2516 family protein has product MIGFGPLSTVELILQIPVLVRGFLFLLVGLAGVVGAAMAATTRDDAYDAADRKSKWVWVGILAGSSVVCLLQMPFIAWFGAVAIGVYYFDVRPQLNNILRGNYGW; this is encoded by the coding sequence GTGATTGGGTTTGGCCCCCTCAGCACCGTTGAGCTGATCCTCCAGATCCCCGTGCTCGTGCGCGGGTTCCTCTTCCTGCTCGTCGGCCTGGCGGGCGTCGTCGGCGCCGCCATGGCTGCGACGACGCGCGATGACGCCTACGACGCCGCCGACAGGAAGAGCAAGTGGGTCTGGGTGGGCATCCTCGCCGGCTCCAGCGTGGTGTGCCTGCTGCAGATGCCGTTCATCGCCTGGTTCGGGGCCGTGGCCATCGGCGTCTACTACTTCGACGTCAGGCCGCAGCTGAACAACATCCTGCGCGGCAACTACGGCTGGTAG
- a CDS encoding deoxyribose-phosphate aldolase, whose product MDDLEWLATRAGVSLLGGQPPFRVDSAARAAGVVVEPTHVAAAAKLGVPVIAVVGWPTGRHHSVIKAAEARLAAETGAEEVWLAVDAALADDSAVLADIIAVRQAVPAPTRFGVIPGGHPAAVDAARRVGADALAVEAGQVVPAAETPVAVYGGPGDTDAIIAAMEAGAERVFADPAAP is encoded by the coding sequence GTGGACGACCTAGAGTGGCTGGCCACCCGGGCGGGCGTGAGTTTGCTGGGTGGCCAGCCGCCGTTTCGCGTTGATTCGGCTGCCCGCGCCGCGGGGGTGGTGGTGGAACCGACGCACGTCGCCGCGGCGGCCAAGCTCGGGGTGCCCGTCATCGCGGTGGTTGGCTGGCCCACCGGCCGCCACCACAGCGTGATCAAGGCGGCGGAGGCCAGGCTCGCCGCCGAAACCGGTGCGGAGGAAGTGTGGCTCGCAGTTGACGCCGCGCTAGCGGACGACTCGGCCGTGCTCGCCGACATCATCGCGGTGCGCCAGGCGGTGCCCGCGCCCACCCGCTTCGGCGTCATCCCCGGCGGCCATCCGGCGGCCGTCGACGCGGCACGCCGCGTGGGAGCGGACGCCCTCGCGGTCGAGGCGGGGCAGGTCGTTCCCGCGGCTGAGACACCCGTGGCCGTCTACGGGGGCCCCGGCGACACCGACGCGATCATCGCGGCCATGGAGGCCGGGGCGGAGAGGGTGTTCGCCGACCCGGCAGCGCCGTAG
- a CDS encoding LmeA family phospholipid-binding protein, translating to MKTAWKVTVGVLAALLIILLLAEFGLRAFMADQIRSGVADESPGAMSAGDTDVSFGSSPITFGLLRGAIPHVSISTPSTLAASGDTYTGQPAATISLDNLRVEEDRQVADSFSVSTELPDDYVRSLLQEQLASSLDGAFGGSLLQELITVSGVESNPAEGTFTIDFSGRAASVDLRPTTVDGTLQLEAASTELFGFELPDIVAEGLTNALQESTGDVNAGTLRIGEFTVVEGGLRIVAEGENVDLQDLPSAVPAQERT from the coding sequence ATGAAGACTGCCTGGAAAGTCACCGTCGGCGTCCTCGCCGCCCTCCTCATTATCCTTCTCCTCGCCGAGTTCGGGCTGCGCGCCTTCATGGCTGACCAGATCCGTTCCGGCGTGGCCGACGAAAGCCCCGGCGCCATGTCCGCAGGCGACACAGACGTGTCCTTCGGTTCCAGCCCCATCACCTTCGGCCTGCTGCGCGGTGCCATCCCCCACGTGAGCATCTCCACCCCGTCGACGCTGGCCGCCTCCGGGGACACCTACACCGGCCAGCCCGCGGCGACGATCTCCCTGGATAACCTCCGCGTCGAGGAGGACCGCCAGGTCGCGGACAGTTTTTCCGTGAGCACCGAGCTGCCCGACGATTACGTGCGCTCGCTTCTGCAGGAGCAGCTCGCCTCAAGCCTCGACGGCGCCTTCGGCGGCTCGCTCCTCCAGGAGCTCATCACCGTCTCCGGCGTGGAGTCCAACCCCGCAGAGGGCACCTTCACCATTGATTTCAGCGGCCGGGCTGCCTCCGTTGACCTGCGCCCCACCACCGTCGACGGGACGCTCCAGCTGGAGGCCGCCTCCACCGAGCTATTCGGCTTCGAGCTGCCCGACATCGTCGCGGAGGGGCTGACCAACGCCCTGCAGGAAAGCACGGGCGACGTCAACGCCGGTACGTTGCGCATCGGCGAGTTCACCGTCGTCGAAGGCGGGCTCCGCATCGTCGCCGAGGGCGAAAACGTTGACCTGCAGGATCTCCCCTCGGCTGTCCCCGCGCAGGAACGCACGTAG